In Intestinibacillus sp. Marseille-P6563, a single genomic region encodes these proteins:
- a CDS encoding CvpA family protein, with amino-acid sequence MDIYETLPSVLQGLLNMPDLILLAIILVSAILGASRGLVRTVCNFLGRIVALAGATLAARLIAPALARYLVTPIVGQVFEIRATDLLSRMPELADTLQTTATDMAASMAESLAFFLLFFIFLIVMNVVVHMVATALKIVTRIGPIGFLDGLGGFALGAVFGLVLCLLGLLALTIFSPSTFGELGWLSPTRVEGTSLTAFLLGLLPTI; translated from the coding sequence ATGGATATTTATGAAACCCTGCCCTCGGTTCTCCAAGGGCTGCTCAACATGCCGGACCTGATCTTGCTGGCCATTATTCTGGTCAGTGCGATCCTGGGCGCTTCACGCGGTCTGGTGCGTACGGTATGCAACTTTTTGGGCCGGATCGTCGCTCTGGCGGGCGCAACCCTGGCCGCCCGGCTGATTGCGCCCGCGCTGGCTCGCTATCTGGTCACACCGATCGTCGGCCAGGTGTTTGAGATCCGCGCGACCGATCTGCTGTCCCGCATGCCCGAACTCGCCGACACCCTGCAAACCACCGCCACCGATATGGCGGCATCCATGGCCGAGAGTCTGGCGTTTTTCTTACTGTTTTTTATTTTCCTGATCGTGATGAACGTGGTGGTGCATATGGTCGCCACAGCGCTCAAAATCGTTACCCGCATCGGGCCGATCGGCTTTTTGGACGGCCTGGGCGGGTTTGCCTTGGGCGCCGTGTTTGGCCTGGTGCTGTGTTTGCTCGGTCTGCTCGCGCTGACCATCTTTTCGCCGAGCACCTTTGGCGAACTGGGCTGGCTGAGTCCCACCCGCGTGGAGGGCACCAGCCTGACCGCATTCCTGCTCGGCCTGCTGCCCACCATCTAG
- a CDS encoding DUF5711 family protein, with protein sequence MVQKPHTARVDRRARRRMIRNAADKRLRVVARLHRIFGFLTIAAAILFFAANMSLFSKESLRQIGTYLTAGFSAGQAGDRIGYEAGNSAAILPFGDGVAVADNDNLVLKTPGGTQLTEPLGYSSPELCVNDRYVLVYDREGSSAVLTSSMLVASRQKLESPILSGCLGDSGDYALITNETGYKSAVTVFSSGGKQIFKWATPDAYFQAAALSPDGKGLAVAAFQQTGTELEGKLYFRDLDSEKIISEVSLGSVVPLAVGYLDGSTVAVVGDYSTSIINRKGEIITTISYSVDDLNAYCFGGGKLALAIHSYSGQARSELTILEASGAQSEPLAIEEELQAIDYDGARLALLTSSGLTVYDSALRPLWANTSAAGAGGVGLTGDGGVWLTYPKQATFVSAASDTSEELK encoded by the coding sequence ATGGTTCAAAAACCGCATACCGCCCGCGTGGACCGGCGGGCCCGCCGCCGGATGATCCGAAACGCGGCTGACAAACGCCTGCGCGTGGTGGCGCGGCTGCACCGGATTTTTGGCTTTCTGACCATTGCGGCGGCCATCTTATTTTTTGCGGCCAATATGTCGCTGTTTTCCAAAGAATCGCTGCGGCAAATCGGCACCTATCTGACCGCTGGGTTTTCGGCGGGCCAGGCGGGCGATCGCATCGGATACGAAGCTGGCAATTCGGCGGCCATTCTCCCGTTTGGCGATGGGGTCGCTGTGGCGGATAACGATAACCTGGTGTTAAAAACGCCGGGCGGCACCCAGCTGACCGAGCCCCTCGGCTATTCATCGCCCGAACTGTGCGTCAATGACCGCTATGTGCTGGTGTATGACCGAGAGGGAAGCAGCGCAGTGCTCACATCAAGTATGCTGGTCGCCAGCCGTCAGAAGCTGGAATCCCCGATTTTATCGGGCTGCCTGGGAGATAGCGGCGATTATGCGCTCATTACCAACGAAACCGGTTATAAATCGGCTGTGACCGTCTTTTCCAGCGGCGGCAAGCAGATTTTCAAATGGGCAACCCCGGATGCCTATTTCCAGGCAGCAGCTCTGTCGCCGGACGGCAAGGGGCTGGCGGTTGCGGCTTTCCAGCAGACTGGCACCGAACTGGAAGGCAAACTGTACTTCCGCGATTTGGATAGTGAAAAGATCATCAGCGAAGTGTCGCTGGGGTCGGTGGTACCGCTTGCGGTCGGCTATCTGGACGGTAGTACGGTGGCCGTGGTCGGCGATTACAGCACGTCGATCATCAACCGCAAGGGCGAGATCATTACAACGATCTCCTATTCGGTCGATGACCTGAACGCCTATTGCTTCGGCGGCGGCAAATTGGCGCTGGCGATCCACTCCTATTCGGGTCAGGCCCGTTCGGAGCTGACCATTTTGGAGGCGAGCGGCGCCCAGTCGGAACCGCTGGCGATTGAAGAAGAATTGCAGGCCATTGATTATGACGGCGCGCGTTTGGCGCTGCTGACGAGCAGTGGACTGACCGTTTATGACAGCGCCCTGCGGCCGCTGTGGGCAAACACCAGCGCGGCAGGTGCCGGCGGTGTGGGCCTGACCGGCGATGGCGGGGTTTGGCTGACGTATCCCAAGCAAGCAACCTTTGTTTCTGCCGCGTCGGATACCTCGGAGGAATTGAAATAA
- the truA gene encoding tRNA pseudouridine(38-40) synthase TruA, producing MNIALILSYDGTAYHGWQVQKNGASIQQTLTEAVDKLLGCQTYVSGVGRTDAGVHARRYVANFKADCTIPLDRLPLALNAQLPDDIAVSAAVQVPEDFDARFSCTKKEYAYYVYPSRLPDPFLAGRAYRYTYPIDLARMQAGAQRFVGKQDFAAVRSVGTPVKSTVRTIFHCEVEACEAPGFTAQRDMEKEPLIRIRVCGDGFLYNMVRAISGTLLYVGSGKLSPDDVTAILRAGERAEAGPTLPAHGLYMNRLWYEDTPELAPYRLDA from the coding sequence GTGAACATTGCACTGATTTTATCCTATGACGGCACGGCCTACCACGGCTGGCAGGTGCAGAAAAACGGCGCGTCCATCCAGCAGACCCTGACCGAAGCGGTGGATAAGCTGCTGGGCTGCCAGACCTATGTGTCGGGCGTGGGCCGCACCGACGCGGGCGTCCATGCCAGACGGTATGTCGCCAATTTCAAGGCCGACTGCACCATCCCGCTGGACCGCCTGCCGCTGGCGCTCAATGCCCAGCTGCCGGACGATATTGCCGTTTCGGCGGCCGTGCAGGTGCCCGAAGATTTTGATGCGCGGTTTTCGTGCACCAAAAAAGAATATGCGTATTATGTCTATCCATCGCGTCTGCCCGACCCGTTTTTGGCCGGGCGCGCGTATCGCTATACCTATCCGATCGACCTGGCCCGCATGCAGGCTGGCGCGCAGCGCTTTGTCGGCAAGCAGGATTTTGCCGCTGTGCGTTCGGTCGGTACTCCGGTCAAATCCACGGTGCGCACGATCTTCCACTGCGAGGTGGAAGCCTGTGAAGCACCCGGCTTTACCGCCCAGCGCGACATGGAGAAAGAACCGCTCATCCGCATCCGTGTGTGTGGGGATGGGTTCTTGTATAACATGGTGCGTGCCATCTCGGGGACGCTGCTGTATGTCGGCAGCGGCAAATTATCGCCCGACGATGTGACCGCCATCCTGCGCGCCGGCGAGCGTGCCGAGGCGGGACCGACCTTGCCTGCCCATGGGCTGTATATGAACCGGCTGTGGTACGAGGACACGCCTGAGCTTGCCCCGTACCGGCTGGACGCGTAA
- a CDS encoding energy-coupling factor transporter transmembrane component T family protein codes for MLRDITIGQFFPGNSAVHRVDPRVKIVLVIAMIVTLFLAGGPISYGLMVLYLLAVIRISRVHLKMVVRGLKPILFIVIFTAVLNLFYTPGDELWSWGFLHITKQGIFAAIQMVLRIMLLIIGTSMLTYTTSPIDLTDGLERLMGPLKKIHVPVHELSMMMSIALRFIPTLIEETEKIIAAQKARGADFESGNILQRARAMVPILVPLFISAFRRADELATAMECRLYRGDEGRTRMKQLKTGRVDYLAILISGVMFAAIITGGRMGW; via the coding sequence ATGCTGAGAGATATCACCATCGGGCAGTTTTTCCCCGGAAACAGCGCGGTACACCGGGTCGACCCGCGCGTGAAAATCGTGCTGGTCATCGCCATGATCGTCACTCTGTTCTTGGCAGGCGGGCCGATTTCCTATGGGCTCATGGTTTTGTACCTGCTGGCGGTCATCCGCATTTCGCGGGTCCATCTTAAGATGGTCGTGCGCGGTTTGAAACCCATTTTGTTTATTGTCATCTTTACCGCGGTCCTCAACCTGTTTTATACCCCGGGCGATGAGCTCTGGTCGTGGGGCTTTCTGCACATCACCAAGCAGGGCATTTTTGCTGCCATCCAGATGGTGCTGCGCATTATGCTGCTCATCATCGGCACGTCCATGCTGACCTATACCACCTCGCCCATCGACCTGACCGACGGGCTCGAGCGGCTGATGGGTCCGCTGAAAAAGATTCATGTGCCCGTGCATGAACTTTCCATGATGATGTCCATTGCGCTGCGGTTTATCCCGACCCTCATCGAGGAAACCGAGAAGATTATCGCCGCCCAGAAGGCGCGCGGCGCCGATTTTGAATCGGGCAACATTTTGCAGCGTGCCCGGGCAATGGTGCCTATTTTGGTGCCGCTGTTTATATCGGCTTTCCGCAGAGCCGACGAACTGGCGACCGCGATGGAATGCCGCTTGTACCGCGGCGATGAAGGCCGCACCCGCATGAAGCAGCTCAAGACCGGCCGGGTGGATTATCTGGCCATCCTGATTTCGGGCGTGATGTTTGCCGCCATCATCACAGGAGGGAGAATGGGCTGGTGA
- a CDS encoding energy-coupling factor transporter ATPase, which produces MSYILETRGLTQVYGAGTPFERKALDHVDLQIKQGEVLGIIGHTGSGKSTLIQHFNGLLKPTEGEVLLAGQSIWNAKGKCSRETRFRVGLVFQYPEYQLFEETIAKDIAFGPTNMGLSQNEIDERVREAMAFVGLAPELADQSPFALSGGQKRRVAIAGVIAMRPEVLILDEPTAGLDPAGRDEIFAEIQEYHKQTGATILFVTHSMEDAARMADRMLVMKDAKVMLLGTPREVFSHAEEIIAAGLDIPEITKVILELNRRGLSLDPSIFTVEDAVRALAACKKEGKTC; this is translated from the coding sequence GTGTCTTACATCTTAGAAACACGGGGCTTGACCCAAGTCTACGGGGCAGGCACCCCTTTTGAGCGCAAGGCGCTCGACCATGTAGACCTGCAAATCAAACAAGGCGAGGTGCTGGGCATCATCGGCCATACCGGTTCGGGCAAATCTACCCTCATCCAACATTTTAACGGGCTGTTAAAGCCCACCGAAGGCGAAGTGCTGCTGGCCGGGCAGTCCATTTGGAATGCCAAAGGCAAATGCAGCCGGGAGACCCGTTTCCGGGTCGGTCTGGTGTTCCAGTATCCCGAGTATCAGCTGTTCGAAGAGACCATTGCCAAGGATATCGCCTTTGGTCCGACCAATATGGGACTGAGCCAAAATGAGATCGACGAGCGGGTGCGCGAAGCCATGGCCTTTGTCGGTCTGGCGCCCGAGCTGGCCGACCAGTCACCGTTTGCCCTGTCGGGTGGACAAAAACGGCGTGTGGCCATTGCGGGCGTCATCGCTATGCGGCCCGAAGTGCTCATTTTGGACGAGCCGACCGCAGGCCTCGACCCGGCTGGCCGGGACGAGATCTTTGCCGAGATCCAGGAATACCACAAACAGACCGGCGCGACCATTTTGTTCGTCACCCACTCGATGGAGGACGCGGCGCGCATGGCCGACCGGATGCTCGTGATGAAGGACGCCAAGGTCATGCTGCTCGGCACCCCGCGCGAGGTATTTTCGCACGCCGAGGAGATCATCGCGGCTGGGCTGGACATCCCGGAGATCACCAAGGTCATTTTGGAACTGAATCGCCGTGGCCTTTCGCTCGACCCGTCCATTTTCACGGTCGAAGACGCCGTGCGCGCGCTGGCCGCCTGCAAAAAGGAGGGGAAGACATGCTGA